One genomic window of Motacilla alba alba isolate MOTALB_02 chromosome 3, Motacilla_alba_V1.0_pri, whole genome shotgun sequence includes the following:
- the TRERF1 gene encoding transcriptional-regulating factor 1 isoform X4, whose product MGDQQLYKTNHTANNNENLYYEQHQMNSLPSLNHSYGTSVMDAPQASPLSPPFPQDSRDSIALPVGSKSLGSMDTSRQTSWTHSGSGNHVPARNSLNNQSAMWSPLGQGESHDAYQYSYPQPSESRSQKITSGVLHKLDSFTQVFANQNLRIQVNNMAQVLHTESSMVDNSGDSALRQLLSQKPAVEQQPIASTVQRYQPVPQQTHQNFASTQQKQQMQVMQHQQLYYDYQQHLSQMQMHSAFQQGQAHVPQMQSQQLLPQQMQHLQQPQYYAQPQQGHQRLSIQEIQQQPPARQQRQCPVQIAQYYQTQPVMQQLQQQQQQMQLPLPPYHREPDPKTMHEPHQYSQDPSHPVQLIQLGAVPQYCFQDPHEQYRHLYPQSLLQQQQQDQQKQYLSESRVPSLNSHIGLTPPETADDPARQEINSVGNAVSHRTLLPPSGVHLNNKSSQQDSPSTTWPQVQLSDGRLQPLSPEQSGQNRETFPERADAKNKLMCSICLKEFKSLPALNGHMRSHGGVRASPNFKQETSKKPHPSAVKSEENFKPLQDKKKYRHRPEPLFIPPPSFNLSMSHSGATLYQSQLRSPRVLGDHLLDRTHELPPYTPPPMLSPVRQGSGLFSSVLTSHSTSHAQLPLTPLTPTPRVLLCRSNSIDGSVIPVTPGPGEQTVEPRINIGSRFQADIPELQDRLLMEKDVHKATLVWKPWPELENKVFQQRVEDLLNMSCSSVLPGGGTNSEYALHSLFEAKGDIMVALEKLLLRKPVRLKCHPLSNYHYAGSDKWTHQERRLFKEALSTYSKDFIFVQKMVKSKTVAQCVEYYYTWKKILRLGRKHRTRLEKKRDECLTSGEEEVLEEDEEIEEDRKEEREMQKSPDPPAISLVGPIDLPAVQGLSLSSSSFICEMPNCGAVFSSRQALNGHARIHGGTNPVTKTRCTIPGTKQKSGTQSGYCSIKSSPAHSTTSGETDPTTIFPCKECGKVFFKIKSRNAHMKTHRQQEEQQRQKAQKAAVAAEMAATIARTTGPAGHSLIPLDHMSLVKHVENVGDIDDDVVPDLGDVMEENEVMDADLLLDDEDPDLLQDDAEL is encoded by the exons ATGGGGGACCAGCAATTGTATAAAACTAATCATACTGCCAACAACAATGAGAACTTGTACTACGAACAACACCAAATGAACTCCCTTCCATCTCTAAATCATAGCTATGGGACATCTGTTATGGATGCTCCCCAGGCgtcccccctctcccctccatTTCCCCAGGATTCAAGGGACAGTATAGCTTTGCCTGTAGGTTCAAAAAGTCTTGGGTCGATGGATACATCTAGACAAACCAGTTGGACACATTCTGGCTCAGGAAACCATGTCCCAGCGAGGAACAGTTTGAATAATCAAAGCGCAATGTGGAGCCCCCTCGGGCAGGGGGAGTCCCATGACGCATACCAATATTCTTACCCGCAACCCAGTGAAAGCCGATCGCAAAAAATTACCAGTGGGGTCCTGCACAAATTGGACTCCTTTACACAAGTATTTGCTAACCAAAATCTGCGAATTCAAGTCAACAACATGGCTCAGGTTCTGCACACCGAGTCTTCGATGGTGGATAATTCTGGTGACAGTGCActcaggcagctgctgtcccagaaGCCGGCGGTTGAGCAGCAACCCATAGCTTCCACCGTACAAAGATACCAACCAGTGCCACAGCAAACGCACCAGAATTTTGCAAGCACACAGCAAAAGCAACAAATGCAAGTAATGCAGCACCAACAGTTGTACTACGACTACCAGCAGCACTTATCACAGATGCAGATGCATTCTGCgttccagcagggacaggctcaCGTTCCGCAAATGCAGTCCCAGCAGCTCCTACCGCAACAGATGCAGCACTTGCAGCAGCCTCAGTACTAcgctcagccccagcagggacaccagCGGCTCTCGATCCAGGagatccagcagcagcctccgGCTCGGCAGCAGCGGCAGTGTCCAGTGCAGATCGCTCAGTATTACCAAACACAACCTGTCATGCAGCagttgcagcagcagcagcagcagatgcaaTTGCCGCTTCCTCCGTATCACAGGGAACCCGATCCAAAGACTATGCATGAGCCACATCAGTACTCTCAGGATCCCAGTCATCCTGTGCAGCTTATCCAGTTGGGAGCAGTGCCTCAGTATTGCTTCCAAGATCCCCACGAACAGTACAGGCACTTGTACCCCCAGAGtttactgcagcagcagcagcaagatcAGCAGAAGCAGTACCTGAGTGAGAGCAGAGTGCCATCCCTGAACTCCCACATTGGCCTCACTCCGCCAGAGACCGCCGATGATCCCGCACGGCAGGAGATTAATTCTGTAGGTAATGCTGTCTCTCATCGAACTCTTTTGCCACCCTCGGGAGTTCATCTGAACAACAAAAGCTCTCAGCAAGACTCTCCCAGCACCACGTGGCCTCAG GTGCAACTGTCAGATGGCAGACTACAGCCGCTGTCTCCAGaacaaag tggCCAGAACAGAGAAACATTTCCTGAGAGAGCTGATGCGAAGAACAAGCTAATGTGTTCAATATGCTTGAAGGAGTTTAAGAGTTTGCCTGCTCTAAATGGTCACATGAGGTCACACGGAGGAGTAAGAGCATCTCCTAACTTCAAACAG GAAACCAGCAAAAAACCTCATCCAAGTGCTgtaaaatcagaagaaaacttCAAACCGTTGCAGGACAAGAAGAAGTATCGGCACAGACCCGAACCTCTCTTCAtacctcctccttccttcaaCCTCAGCATGTCCCACTCGGGTGCCACTCTGTACCAGAGCCAGCTTCGCTCTCCCCGTGTTCTGGGAGATCACCTGCTGGACCGGACACATGAGCTGCCCCCCTACACTCCGCCGCCAATGCTCAGTCCTGTCCGGCAAGGGTCTGGTCTCTTCAGCAGCGTTCTCACCTCTCACAGCACATCCCATGCTCAGCTGCCACTTACTCCACTGACACCCACTCCACGGGTGCTCCTGTGTCGGTCTA ATAGTATTGATGGAAGTGTCATTCCGGTGACGCCTGGGCCTGGAGAACAGACTGTTGAACC GCGAATCAATATTGGGTCCAGGTTCCAGGCTGACATTCCCGAGCTGCAGGACAGATTGCTAATGGAGAAAGATGTGCACAAGGCTACTTTGGTTTGGAAACCATGGCCAGAACTGGAGAACAAAGTCTTCCAACAAAGAG TGGAAGACCTTTTAAATATGAGCTGTTCCAGTGTGTTACCTGGTGGAGGAACTAACTCAGAATACGCTTTGCACTCTCTCTTTGAAGCAAAAGGAGATATTATG GTTGCTCTTGAAAAGCTGCTGTTGAGAAAGCCAGTGAGATTGAAGTGTCATCCTTTGTCAAATTACCACTATGCTG GCTCTGACAAATGGACACATCAAGAAAGGAGACTGTTCAAAGAGGCATTGTCCACCTACAGCAAAGATTTCATATTTGTACAGAAGATG GTTAAGTCTAAGACAGTTGCACAATGTGTGGAATACTACTATACCTGGAAGAAAATCTTGCGATTGGGACGGAAACACAGAACGCGcttagagaagaaaagagatgaaTGTTTG ACAAGTGGAGAAGAGGAAGTGTTAGAGGAAGATGAGGAGATCGAAgaagacagaaaggaagaaagggaaatgcagaaGTCACCTGACCCACCAGCAATCTCTCTTGTTGGACCTATAGATCTACCTGCTGTTCAGGGTCTTTCACTGTCTTCATCCTCCTTCATCTGTGAAATGCCGAACTGTGGCGCT GTGTTCAGTTCCCGACAAGCGCTGAATGGCCACGCTCGCATTCACGGAGGTACAAACCCGGTGACGAAAACACGCTGCACCATTCCCGGCACGAAGCAGAAATCTGGTACGCAGAGCGGATACTGCTCCATCAAGAGCTCACCTGCCCACAGCACAACAAGCGGCGAGACTGACCCAACGACAATTTTTCCTTGCAAGGAGTGTGGCAA ggtctttttcaaaatcaaaagcCGCAATGCTCATATGAAGACTCACAGACAACAAGAAGAACAGCAAAGGCAGAAGGCTCAGAAAGCTGCTGTAGCAGCAGAAATGGCAGCCACTATTGCAAGAACTACTGGGCCAGCTGGGCATAGTTTGATCCCCCTGGATCATATGAGCTTGGTTAAACATGTTGAAAATGTTGGTGACATTGATGATGATGTTGTTCCGGATCTGGGTGATGTCATGGAAGAGAATGAAGTCATGGATGCTGACCTCTTACTGGATGATGAAGATCCAGATCTACTGCAGGATGATGCTGAGttgtaa